A genomic window from Streptomyces sp. NBC_00234 includes:
- the ngcE gene encoding N-acetylglucosamine/diacetylchitobiose ABC transporter substrate-binding protein, whose product MTIRAGSLDRRTLLRGAIATAAMGSFAVACGSPSSNDNGGGGPKGEKGAKNPFGVAKNSKVEAAIFDGGYGTDYVEFVNTVIGAQIAGTKVDVKPVVDIGPELQPRFVGGNPPDLIDNSGEDQIGFLGILDQLEELDDVFEANTYEGKKIADIVYPGVKDPGTFKDKFVALNYVMTVYGVWYSKTLFEANGWTPPKTWDEALDLGQAAKKKGKYLFVHGKEAATYYRTLLIDSAIKEGGDEVRIALGNLEKGCWSHPAVQGVIKIMETMVKEKMFVPGGSGTQFQKAQAIWSNDQKALLYPSGGWIENEMKDATKADFQMTGVPAMTLTGKPKIPYEALRAAAGEPFIVPKQGKNPAGGKEVLRAMLSEKAAANFSKTKLAPTIVKGTVPADGYGSTALVSQTQMLEAAGENIFNYTFVEAYGMNTDQLVPWNSFLAGDIDGKGLTSALQKISDKIREDDSIEKIKVS is encoded by the coding sequence ATGACCATTCGTGCCGGCTCTCTTGACAGGCGAACGCTCCTGCGCGGGGCGATCGCGACGGCAGCCATGGGTTCGTTCGCGGTTGCGTGTGGCTCTCCCTCCAGCAACGACAACGGTGGCGGCGGCCCGAAGGGCGAGAAGGGTGCCAAGAACCCGTTCGGCGTTGCCAAGAACTCCAAGGTCGAGGCGGCCATCTTCGACGGCGGCTACGGCACCGACTACGTCGAGTTCGTCAACACGGTCATCGGGGCCCAGATCGCCGGCACCAAGGTCGACGTCAAGCCGGTCGTCGACATCGGCCCGGAGCTCCAGCCCCGCTTCGTCGGTGGCAACCCGCCGGACCTCATCGACAACTCCGGTGAGGACCAGATCGGCTTCCTGGGCATTCTCGACCAGCTCGAGGAGCTCGACGACGTCTTCGAGGCCAACACCTACGAGGGCAAGAAGATCGCCGACATCGTCTACCCCGGCGTCAAGGACCCCGGCACGTTCAAGGACAAGTTCGTCGCGCTCAACTACGTGATGACGGTGTACGGCGTCTGGTACTCCAAGACGCTGTTCGAGGCGAACGGCTGGACCCCGCCGAAGACGTGGGACGAGGCGCTCGACCTCGGCCAGGCGGCGAAGAAGAAGGGCAAGTACCTCTTCGTCCACGGCAAGGAAGCGGCGACCTACTACCGGACGCTCCTGATCGACTCGGCGATCAAGGAGGGCGGCGACGAGGTCCGGATCGCGCTGGGGAACCTGGAGAAGGGCTGCTGGTCGCACCCGGCGGTCCAGGGCGTCATCAAGATCATGGAGACCATGGTCAAGGAGAAGATGTTCGTCCCCGGCGGCTCCGGCACCCAGTTCCAGAAGGCGCAGGCGATCTGGAGCAACGACCAGAAGGCGCTGCTCTACCCGTCCGGTGGCTGGATCGAGAACGAGATGAAGGACGCCACCAAGGCCGACTTCCAGATGACCGGTGTTCCGGCGATGACGCTCACGGGCAAGCCGAAGATCCCCTACGAGGCGCTCCGTGCGGCCGCGGGCGAGCCGTTCATCGTTCCCAAGCAGGGCAAGAACCCGGCCGGCGGCAAGGAGGTCCTGCGGGCGATGCTGTCCGAGAAGGCGGCCGCCAACTTCTCCAAGACGAAGCTGGCCCCGACGATCGTCAAGGGCACCGTGCCCGCCGACGGTTACGGCTCCACGGCCCTCGTCTCGCAGACGCAGATGCTCGAGGCCGCGGGCGAGAACATCTTCAACTACACGTTCGTCGAGGCCTACGGCATGAACACCGACCAGCTGGTGCCGTGGAACTCGTTCCTCGCCGGCGACATCGACGGCAAGGGTCTGACCTCGGCTCTGCAGAAGATCTCCGACAAGATCCGGGAAGACGACTCCATCGAGAAGATCAAGGTCAGCTAG